In Rodentibacter haemolyticus, the DNA window TTATTTAATTGTTAATTATTTGTGTGGGAGGCGCTATGTGGGTAAATAAACAAGAGTATTCTCAAATATCTAGTTCATATCGATTAATTAAAATGACCCCTTTACTAAGGCATAGGCTTAATATAGAGAGCAATAGCCCTCCTAGTTCTATTTACATAGATCAAGAATTTTTTTATAAAGAATATATTGATAAAAATAAACTTTTAATTAATTTAGATGGTTCTATTAGAAATGATGGATTTATAAAAATTATAATGCCTATCCTATCAAGAAAACCATTATCACCTCACAATCAAGAAATTCCTACATCTATATATAAATTGGTTAATGATGGATGGAGGGTAGACAAAAAATTATCAAATGCCATTAGATTAACTTACATGAGAAACAGGATAGAGCAGATATTCCAGCAATTTACCTATTAAATATTGATAGTAAAAATAAATTATCTCAGCATGTTTGTAGTAGTTTATTTTGATAATAAACTGAGATTTATGACAAAATTAGAGATTCTATGTTCTAATAAATCTTTTAAACGCATATATGTAAATAGTAAAAGATAAATTTTTTTCAAAATAAGTCATAGGATATATTTATGAAAAAATATATAACTTTAATTGCACTTTGTTTAGGTCAAGGTTTAAGTGGAACAGTGATTTCTCTACTCACTTTAACCTATGCTTTTGTAGGTAAGCATTTAGCCCCAACGGAAATATTAGTAACTCTTCCTATGACAATGACAGTTTTAGGTTCGTTTAGTATGATTTATTGTGCAAGTTCATTAATGAAAAAATATGGTAGAAGGAGATCATTTATTATAAGTGGTTTTATTGGTATTTTAGGGGCAATTTTAGCAATACTTGCATTATATTATCGATATTTCACATTTTTTTTATTTGCTACATTTGTTCTTGGTAATGCGACAGTGTTTAATCAATTTTATAGATTTGCTGCTGCAGAAGTTTTTAATGATGAAATATGGAGGAAAAGAGCAACGTCATTAGTGATTGGTTCTGGTATTTTAGGTGGAATTCTCGGTCCTTTTCTCGCTGGAGAAGGAATTGATTTTATTTCAAATAACTATTTAGTTGGTAATTTTATTTTTGTTATTATAATTTTTTTTATGTTGATAATAAGTCAATTTTTGGTCTTTCTTGAAAAAGAAGAAATATTGTCCAATACTTTGAATTCATCAGAAAAAATAACAGTATATTATTCTAAAAATTTCATTCTGGGGACATTAGCTTGCACAATAGGATTCTCATTAATGACTTTAATCATGAATTCTGCACCATTATCAATGCATCATAATCACTATCCTACATCAAAAAGTGTATTAGCTTTACAATTACATTTCATTGCTATGTATGTACCCGCCTTATCTATTTCATTTTTAATTGAAAAATTTAAAACCGATAGTTTAATTTTATTGGGTAGTTTATGTTTTATTATTAGCTCAATAAGTGTTTTTTTCTTACCTCAAAGTTATGGGTATTTTATTGCTCTATTTCTGTCTGGTTTAGGGTGGGCGTTGATGTTTAATGGGGGACATTTTATCTAAATAATATTCCTAAGGATGTTAAACATAAACTACAAAGCATTAGCTCTATATTCACATATTTAGGAAATTTAATTTTTTCATTTTTAGCAGGGTTTACCCTAGCCTTTCCAAGTGGATGGCAATGGATAAATATTATTACTTTTATATTTTCATTTATATTTTTTCTTTTCTATCTGGTGAAAATTTATAATAGATCTGAAACTTAAAGATTATATTTTTAAGATGAAGAATTGTTCAAATAAACATAATCTGCACACTCAAAAGTTGAATAAATAATCAACGAATTAAGGTGCAGATTATATTTATAGTTTTGATAATTAATGACCACCGCAGCCACAACCACCATGACCATGTTTATGACCACCGCCACAGCAACCGCCGTGTTCATGTTCGTGATCATGATGGTGGTGATGACCACCACAGCCGCAGCCATGACCCTCTTCATCGTGGTGGTGGTCGTGTGCACCGTGAACGTGGCCGTGTGCAATTTCTTCTAAAGTAGCTTCACGTGTCGCCACCACTTCAACGGTAAAATGCAATTCCTGACCGGCTAACATATGGTTGCCGTCAACAACAACTTCATCGCCATCAACTTCGGTAATCACCACAGGAACAGGGCCGATGTCGGTATCGGCTAAGAAACGCATACCCACAACGAGTTCATCAACCCCTTGGAATACCTCTTTTGGTACTCGTTGAACCATATTTTCGTTGTACTCACCATAACCTTCTTCTGGTTGTACGCGAACTTCAAATTTATCTCCAACCGCTTTGCCTTCAAGGGCTTTTTCAAGCCCAACGACTAAGTTGTTGTGTCCTTGCAAATATTCTAACGGTTGATTTGCCGGTGCTTCATCGACTAATACACCATCTTGGGTGCGGACTTGGTAAGCAATGCTCACCACCACATTTTTTGCTACATTCATTGAGGTTTCCTTACAGTATGAAAAACGTTGTTATTGTATAGAATAAAAAAGAATTGTATAGAAAATTAATCTTTGAGTAACTCAATCCGTGCATTTGCCCGTATGCGAACGGTTTCTTTACCATTTTCTAGGAAAGCCTGATCTGCCCCTGCGTAGTCTGCAGATAAGGTAGCAACCTTTGCAGCACGTGCTGTACCATAAGCACGAATCGGCATTTGCTCGTTTACGGAGGAAATGTCTAAATCTAGGATTCGGTAATCTTTCATTTTCAACGAATTTTGAATCAAATCGGCTTTCTTTTTGAATTTTTCAATCGCCGCTTGCGTTAATTCGTTTTCCACGCTCATTAGCTTTTCGGAGGAGATAGAGGCATTTATATCTTCCACTGCCATCACATCATCCAGTGTTGATATAAGGTTAGAAATAGCTTGGAAATCTTTACTTTCCAATACCAATTCGGCACGGGCAATCCAACCGTTTTTCTTGCCTTGTGCATCATTACGAACGGAAGTATTGCGGGAATTACCTTTAATTTCGACCGCACTTTGTTCCTTTGCGATCGCCACGGCTTTATTTAAACGTTCGGAAATGGTTTTATTTAAGTCGGATAAGTTTTTACCATCAACTTGATAGAATAGTCGAACTTGTAACAGATCCCGTTCAATTTCCCTTTCAACTTCCGTGTTAAAGGAAACGATTTGAGCGGGTTTGGTTATCGTATTTTCAGCCAATGTCGCGGTGCTGAAAGGTAGGGCTAAAACGGCAAGAGCGAGTGTTTTTAATTTCATAATTTCTCTCAAAAAAATGACCGCACTTTGATTGCGGTTCGGTAAATTAGTGTAAGCGTGAATCTTCGACTTCATCTTCATCGAAAAATTCACCGTCATTTCCATATTCGTCTTCATCGGCATTAGGATCTTCAAAATAGGTCCCCCAACCGTCATAAATGCCCTTGTGTTTTTCAATTAGCGGTAAAAGTTCTTTTTGTTGGGCATCAATAATTTCCGCTTTTAATTCCACTTCGCTAATAATATCGAAACAGAAAATAGCTTTGCCGTTATCATCTTCAAATTCTTCGGCTTCCGAAACTTCATAACCTGCTTTGAAGGCATCCACCGCAATTTTTTCCAACAAATCGAAATCATGGTGGGCAATATGATGTTCGATAATATAAAGTGCTGCCGGATCACTGCCATCGTTTAATAAATCGGTGATAATGTCGCGGGTTTCTGCTTGAAGTTCGGCAAAATCTGTCATGATTAATTCCTTAATTGAGGTAAAAGTGCGGTTATTTTAGTGGATAAATCCCCAAAAGTCGCATAAAATTTCACACGACTATTTTCTATCAAAACACCTCAAAATTATGCTTGAACAACTTCCTTATCTCACCTTAAAAACACCGCCAAAATCAACCGCACTTTTAAAGCTGGAATGTGCCGATTTCATTGTGAAAGAGGTGCTTGGCTATGAAATGTCGGGTGAGGGTGAATTTGTGGCGTTAAAAGTAAGAAAAACAGGCTGTAACACCTTATTTGTGGGGGGAAAGCTGGCAAAATTTGCCGGCGTGTCGGAACGAAATATGAGCTATGCCGGTTTGAAAGACCGTCAAGCCGTGACGGAACAATGGTTCTGCTTACAAATGCCGGGGAAAGCAACGCCGGATTTTAGTCAATTTCAATTGGAAGGTGTTGAAATCTTAGCGGTTACTCGCCATAACCGAAAAATCCGAATCGGTAGCCTGCAAGGTAATCATTTTGAAATTTTACTGCGTGATGTGCAGGAAACTGACGAATTAATAGCGCGCCTAGAGTTTGTGAAAAATACCGGTTTTCCTAATTATTTTACGGAACAACGCTTTGGGCGTGACGGTCATAATCTCACGCAGGCATTGCGTTGGGCGCAAGGCAAAATAAAAGTGAAAGATCGTAAAAAACGCAGTTTTTATCTTTCCGCCGCACGCAGTGAAATTTTTAATTTAGTTGTGGCGGCACGTATTGAACAAGGTGTAACAGAGGAAGTTCTGCCTAATGACATTGTGCAGTTAAATGGTTCTCACAGTTGGTTTAAAGCCGATGAATCGGAGGATTTGGCTGCGTTGCAAACGCGATTGGCACAACGGGATATTTTACTCACCGCGCCTTTGATCGGTGAAGAAAATTTAATGGCTTCTGCGCTTGAAAACGCCATTGTGGAACAACACAATGTTTTTTCACCTTTAATGAAACAAGAGAAAATGAAAGCGGTACGTCGTCCGTTATTAATGCAGGCGCAGGATTTTCATTGGCAATTCACTGATGTGGGGGTGAAACTGTGTTTTTATTTGCCGGCAGGGTCTTATGCCACGGCATTGGTTAGAGAATTAGTGAATTATAAGGAAGAAATATAATGCGAATTTTATTAAGTAATGATGATGGTTTTCACGCAGAGGGGATTCAAATTTTAGCGGCGGAATTGCGTAAAATCGCCGATGTGGTGATTGTGGCCCCGGATCGTAATCGCAGTGCGGCTTCAAGTGCGCTCACTTTAGTTGAGCCTCTACGCCCTCGTCATTTGGATAACGGGGATTATTGTGTTAACGGCACTCCGGCTGACTGTGTGCATTTGGCATTGAACGGTTTTTTATCCGGACAAGTGGATTTGGTGGTTTCGGGAATTAATGCCGGCTGTAATATGGGTGATGATACGATTTATTCCGGCACGGTTGCTGCGGCATTAGAAGGTCGTCATTTGGGATTACCTTCAATTGCGGTTTCCTTAGACGGACGTTTACATTATGAAACGGCGGCACGTGTTGTTGTGGATTTAATTCCTAAATTACACCATCAATTATTAAATCCGCGTGAGATCATTAATATCAATGTTCCCGATATACCTTACGAAGAACTTAAAGGTTACAAAGTTTGCCATTTGGGCTATCGTTCTTCTGCGGCGGAAGTGATTAAGCAAGAAGATCCCCGCGGCGAGCGAATTTATTGGATTGGGCCTGCCGGCTTGCCTGAAAATGAACAAGAAGGGACGGATTTCCACGCTGTGAAGAACGGTTATGTTTCAATCACGCCTATTCAGGCGGATATGACGGCACATCACTCAATTCAATCTTTACAAGATTGGCTAGAACGTGAATAATGTGGCGTTTTGGCTAAATTTAGAACATTAAGGTGTATTGAATGAATATTTTTGGGGCAATGTATGATAAGACGATGGAATGGTCAAAACATCGTTTTGCGGCATTTTGGTTGTCTTTTGTCAGTTTTATCGAAGCTATCTTTTTTCCGATTCCACCTGATGTGATGTTGATTCCAATGTCTATGTCAAAGCCGAAAAGTGCGGTCAGATTTGCGCTTTATACGGCGATTGCCTCTGCTTTGGGCGGCATAGTCGGCTATGCCATCGGTTATTTTGCAACGGATTGGGTGCAAGGAATCGTTCAACAATGGGGCTATGGCGAGCATTGGGCAAAAGCGATGAGTTGGTTTGAGCAATGGGGCGTGTTGGTTGTCTTTGTTGCCGGTTTTAGCCCGATTCCTTATAAAGTTTTCACGATTTGCGCCGGTGTGATGCAAATGGCATTTTTACCCTTTACGCTTACAGCATTTATCTCTCGAGCGGCGCGTTTCTTACTTGTCGCGAAATTGGCGGCTTGGGGCGGTGAAAAGTTTGCAGTAAAATTACGCAAATCGATTGAGATTATCGGTTGGTCGGTGGTTGTGCTTGCGGTAGCGGCTTACCTTATTTTGAAATAATGGATATGTTTATGAATAAATATTTATTTGCGTTGTCTATGACGTTGGTTTTAGCGGCTTGTTCTTCACCGGAGGTGAAAGATCCGAATACATTACCGAACGGTATTATGCAGCCGGTGGAAGGTACGGGCGCTGTTGCAGGTGGTAGTTTTATGCCGGAAATCGAACATCAAGCTATGCCAAATACAATGAAATAAAAAGGAAGAATAAATGAAAAAATCGTTTTTATTATTACCCCTAAGTGCTGCGGTTTTAACTGCCTGTTCATCAAACACGCAAGCACCTATTGAAAATGCCGATGGTTCGTTATCTCCGGGAATTATGCAATCGGTTGATGGAAATCGTAACGGAAGTTGGCAGCCTGAAATTCAACAAAGCACGATGCCGAATACGATGGGGTCAACCACGGTAGGGAATAATGTACCAAGTGGAACTCAAACACCGCAACCGAATTTTCAGCCGACTTATCAGCCGGCTCAACCCACAACTCCGACAGTAACGGAGCCGGTTGTACCGACACAAGCGCAAACCAAAACCGTCACAAAGACGATTTCAGATTGTACAAATTCCTCTGCAATCAATGTGCCGCGAAACCCGAACACGAATGCACCGGATTACAGCCAAATTCAAAAGGGGTCTTACAAAGGCGACACTTACAAAGTGAATAAAGGCGACACAATGTTCCTTATCGCATATTTAGCCGGAATGGACGTGAAAGAGCTTGCTGCGCTGAATAATATGTCGGAACCTTATAGTTTAAGTGTGGGGCAAACGTTAAAGATCGGTAAATGTACCACGAGAACGGTAACGACTACAGTGCCGGTTAATACGACTACCACGGCTCCTACGGTAAAACCTGTCGAACCTGCGGTAACCTATACCGCCGGTGCAAATGGTACGCAAATCGGTTCAGACGGCACGATTATCGGGCCGATCAAATCCGGTGCGGGCGTTCCGTCCTCTAACACATCAACCAGTGCTCCGGCAGTGCCTGCAACAGGAAACACTACCCCTGTGAACGCAAATGTAGCGGCTCCGGTTGTTTCCAACATTTCATGGTTATGGCCTGCAAGCGGCAATATTATTCAAGGGTTCTCTAGCTCGGACGGCGGTAATAAAGGGATCGATATTGCAGGCTCGCGCGGACAAGCGGTGAAAGCGGCGGCGGCGGGGCGTGTTGTGTATGCCGGTAACGCATTACGTGGTTACGGCAATTTGATCATTATTAAACACAATGATGATTTTTTGAGTGCTTATGCACATAACGATAGAATCCTCGTTAGCGACCAGCAAGAAGTCAAAGCAGGGCAAGAAATTGCCAAAATGGGAAGCTCCGGTACTAATAGCGTGAAGCTTCATTTTGAAATTCGTTACAAAGGTAAATCGGTGGACCCGGTACGTTATTTACCAAGACGATAAAATGATACGAAAAGAGCGGTCAAATTTGACCGCTCTTTTTATGTCTTTCTTAGATACTTAATTAGACGTTTTTATCATCAATTAACACGCTTTCTAATGCGATTTCGATCATTTCGTTGAAGGTTAATTGACGTTCTTCCGGACTGGTTTGTTCGTGGGTGCGAATATGGTCGGAAACCGTACAAATGGTTAATGCTCGTGCACCAAATTCAGCAGCGACGCCATAAATACCGGCGGCTTCCATTTCAACGCCGAGAATACCGTATTTCTCCATCACGTCAAACATTTCTACATCCGGTGTGTAGAATAAATCGGCAGAGAAAAGATTGCCCACTTTTACTGCAATGCCTTTTTGTTTCGCCGCTTCAACTGCTGCACTGGTTAAACCGAAGTCGGCAATCGCTGCGAAGTCGTTATCTTTGAAACGAATGCGATTCACTTTAGAATCGGTACAGGCACCTAAGCCAATGATAACATCACGAACTTTCACGTCCATTTTTACTGCACCGCAAGAACCTACGCGGATGATTTTTTTCACGCCGTATTCTGTGATTAATTCTTTTGCGTAAATAGAGCAAGACGGAATACCCATACCGTGTCCCATTACCGAAATTTTGCGGCCTTTGTAAGTTCCGGTGAAACCAAGCATATTGCGCACATTCGTTACTTCTTTCACATCTTCTAGGAATGTTTCGGCGATATATTTTGCGCGAAGCGGATCACCCGGCATTAACACGGTATCAGCGAATGCACCTTCAGGTGCGTTAATATGTGGAGTCATTGTATTTCCCTCTTTTGATTGAATTAAAATAAAGGCACCACGTGTAACCGTGGTGCAAAAACAAGGTATTATGCATCAGTCGCACAAAGAGAGTTTTATATCCAATATTTATCGGGGGAGGGAGCGTTAAGCTTTGCGTAACGATTAATCCCTCTATTGGCGCGTTACGGCTTCGCCTAACGCTACCCTACGGATTTGTGCAAGTGCAACATAATACTGCAAAAACAGTCCGGATACTAACCGCACTTTTAGAGTACGGCACCACTTAATTCGATGAAAAGACCAGCAATGGTTGCACTCATTAAGTTGGCAAGCGTACCGGCAATGACGGCTTTTAAACCTAAACGTGCAATGTCGCTACGACGATTTGGTGCCATACCGCCTAAGCCGCCGATTAAGATTGCGATAGAACTAAAGTTTGCGAAACCGCAAAGTGCGAAAGTAATAATCGCTTTGGTTTTTTCTGTTAATACGACTGTGCTATCCGGTTGTAAATATTTGGTAAATTCAAGGTAGCCGACAAATTCGTTTACCGCTAATTTCATTCCGATCATTTGACCTGCGATACCGGATTCTTCCCAAGATACGCCGATTAAGTAAGCGAGTGGTTTGAAGATCCAACCGAAAATAGATTGTAAGGTGAGGTCGCCATAACCGAACCAACCGCCAATACCGCCCAAGATACCGTTAATCAATGCGATTAACGCCACAAAGGCGATAAGCATAGCACCTACGTTTAGGGCTAATTGCATACCTGAGCTTGCACCGCCTGCCATGGCTTCTAATACGTTAGATGGTTTTTCTTCATTACCCGCTTCGGGTTGGGTATCGCTGAATTGCTGTGTTTGAGGGTAAAGAATTTTGGCGAATAATAGACCTGCCGGTGCCGCCATAAATGATGCTGCGATTAAGTAAGTCAAAGGAATGCCCATTCCCGCATAACCTGCCATCACGGAGCCTGCGATAGAAGCGGTTCCGCCCACCATAATTGCGAAAAGCTCAGATTCCGTCATACGGCTAATGTAGGGTTTCACCACAAGCGGTGCTTCTGTTTGACCTACGAAAATATTTGCAGCGGCAGACATGGATTCCGCTTTTGATGTACCTAACATTTTTTGTAAGGCACCACCGATGATTTTAATCACCACTTGCATAATGCCGAGGTAATAAAGTATGGAAATTAAACCGGAGAAGAAGACGATGATCGGAAGCACTTTTACGGCAAAGATAAAGCCAAGATTGCTCGGATCAGCAAGACCGCCGAAGACGAAGTTGATCCCTTCGTTGCCGTAAGCAATAACATTTGCTACGGCATCTGCCGTTGCCCCTAATGCCTTTTGACCTGCCGGCACATATAAAATAAGGGCGGCAAATCCAAGTTGGATTGCAAACGCCCCTAATACTGTTCGCCAATTAATCGATCGACGATTATTTGATAACAAAAATGCGATGGCAATTAATACCACCATACCAAGAATACTTATTAAAATACTCATATACACCTCAAAATCGCTAAAGATAAAAATCGGCGTAATTTTACTGTTTTTTTGCTAAATTGTGTGAACTTTTTCCAAAAAATGTAATGTAATCCTCTAATAAATTGTCAATATGTGACTGAGTCCACATTTTTTGGCGTAATCAGCCAGCTGATCCGTTTCTGCCTGAGTCGGTACGAAAGGTTTCAAACCTTCTTTATCGCGTGCCCCTTTAGTATGCATACGGATAATTTTTATCAGAATTTGTGGGTAGGGCTTAAGTAACAGAGCGGTTTGCTCAATGAGTTT includes these proteins:
- the nlpD gene encoding murein hydrolase activator NlpD, which gives rise to MKKSFLLLPLSAAVLTACSSNTQAPIENADGSLSPGIMQSVDGNRNGSWQPEIQQSTMPNTMGSTTVGNNVPSGTQTPQPNFQPTYQPAQPTTPTVTEPVVPTQAQTKTVTKTISDCTNSSAINVPRNPNTNAPDYSQIQKGSYKGDTYKVNKGDTMFLIAYLAGMDVKELAALNNMSEPYSLSVGQTLKIGKCTTRTVTTTVPVNTTTTAPTVKPVEPAVTYTAGANGTQIGSDGTIIGPIKSGAGVPSSNTSTSAPAVPATGNTTPVNANVAAPVVSNISWLWPASGNIIQGFSSSDGGNKGIDIAGSRGQAVKAAAAGRVVYAGNALRGYGNLIIIKHNDDFLSAYAHNDRILVSDQQEVKAGQEIAKMGSSGTNSVKLHFEIRYKGKSVDPVRYLPRR
- the slyD gene encoding peptidylprolyl isomerase — translated: MNVAKNVVVSIAYQVRTQDGVLVDEAPANQPLEYLQGHNNLVVGLEKALEGKAVGDKFEVRVQPEEGYGEYNENMVQRVPKEVFQGVDELVVGMRFLADTDIGPVPVVITEVDGDEVVVDGNHMLAGQELHFTVEVVATREATLEEIAHGHVHGAHDHHHDEEGHGCGCGGHHHHHDHEHEHGGCCGGGHKHGHGGCGCGGH
- the surE gene encoding 5'/3'-nucleotidase SurE, translating into MRILLSNDDGFHAEGIQILAAELRKIADVVIVAPDRNRSAASSALTLVEPLRPRHLDNGDYCVNGTPADCVHLALNGFLSGQVDLVVSGINAGCNMGDDTIYSGTVAAALEGRHLGLPSIAVSLDGRLHYETAARVVVDLIPKLHHQLLNPREIININVPDIPYEELKGYKVCHLGYRSSAAEVIKQEDPRGERIYWIGPAGLPENEQEGTDFHAVKNGYVSITPIQADMTAHHSIQSLQDWLERE
- a CDS encoding SIMPL domain-containing protein (The SIMPL domain is named for its presence in mouse protein SIMPL (signalling molecule that associates with mouse pelle-like kinase). Bacterial member BP26, from Brucella, was shown to assemble into a channel-like structure, while YggE from E. coli has been associated with resistance to oxidative stress.); the protein is MKLKTLALAVLALPFSTATLAENTITKPAQIVSFNTEVEREIERDLLQVRLFYQVDGKNLSDLNKTISERLNKAVAIAKEQSAVEIKGNSRNTSVRNDAQGKKNGWIARAELVLESKDFQAISNLISTLDDVMAVEDINASISSEKLMSVENELTQAAIEKFKKKADLIQNSLKMKDYRILDLDISSVNEQMPIRAYGTARAAKVATLSADYAGADQAFLENGKETVRIRANARIELLKD
- a CDS encoding NupC/NupG family nucleoside CNT transporter gives rise to the protein MSILISILGMVVLIAIAFLLSNNRRSINWRTVLGAFAIQLGFAALILYVPAGQKALGATADAVANVIAYGNEGINFVFGGLADPSNLGFIFAVKVLPIIVFFSGLISILYYLGIMQVVIKIIGGALQKMLGTSKAESMSAAANIFVGQTEAPLVVKPYISRMTESELFAIMVGGTASIAGSVMAGYAGMGIPLTYLIAASFMAAPAGLLFAKILYPQTQQFSDTQPEAGNEEKPSNVLEAMAGGASSGMQLALNVGAMLIAFVALIALINGILGGIGGWFGYGDLTLQSIFGWIFKPLAYLIGVSWEESGIAGQMIGMKLAVNEFVGYLEFTKYLQPDSTVVLTEKTKAIITFALCGFANFSSIAILIGGLGGMAPNRRSDIARLGLKAVIAGTLANLMSATIAGLFIELSGAVL
- the rraB gene encoding ribonuclease E inhibitor RraB; the protein is MTDFAELQAETRDIITDLLNDGSDPAALYIIEHHIAHHDFDLLEKIAVDAFKAGYEVSEAEEFEDDNGKAIFCFDIISEVELKAEIIDAQQKELLPLIEKHKGIYDGWGTYFEDPNADEDEYGNDGEFFDEDEVEDSRLH
- the deoD gene encoding purine-nucleoside phosphorylase; this encodes MTPHINAPEGAFADTVLMPGDPLRAKYIAETFLEDVKEVTNVRNMLGFTGTYKGRKISVMGHGMGIPSCSIYAKELITEYGVKKIIRVGSCGAVKMDVKVRDVIIGLGACTDSKVNRIRFKDNDFAAIADFGLTSAAVEAAKQKGIAVKVGNLFSADLFYTPDVEMFDVMEKYGILGVEMEAAGIYGVAAEFGARALTICTVSDHIRTHEQTSPEERQLTFNEMIEIALESVLIDDKNV
- a CDS encoding YqaA family protein is translated as MNIFGAMYDKTMEWSKHRFAAFWLSFVSFIEAIFFPIPPDVMLIPMSMSKPKSAVRFALYTAIASALGGIVGYAIGYFATDWVQGIVQQWGYGEHWAKAMSWFEQWGVLVVFVAGFSPIPYKVFTICAGVMQMAFLPFTLTAFISRAARFLLVAKLAAWGGEKFAVKLRKSIEIIGWSVVVLAVAAYLILK
- a CDS encoding lipoprotein, yielding MNKYLFALSMTLVLAACSSPEVKDPNTLPNGIMQPVEGTGAVAGGSFMPEIEHQAMPNTMK
- the truD gene encoding tRNA pseudouridine(13) synthase TruD, with translation MLEQLPYLTLKTPPKSTALLKLECADFIVKEVLGYEMSGEGEFVALKVRKTGCNTLFVGGKLAKFAGVSERNMSYAGLKDRQAVTEQWFCLQMPGKATPDFSQFQLEGVEILAVTRHNRKIRIGSLQGNHFEILLRDVQETDELIARLEFVKNTGFPNYFTEQRFGRDGHNLTQALRWAQGKIKVKDRKKRSFYLSAARSEIFNLVVAARIEQGVTEEVLPNDIVQLNGSHSWFKADESEDLAALQTRLAQRDILLTAPLIGEENLMASALENAIVEQHNVFSPLMKQEKMKAVRRPLLMQAQDFHWQFTDVGVKLCFYLPAGSYATALVRELVNYKEEI
- a CDS encoding MFS transporter gives rise to the protein MKKYITLIALCLGQGLSGTVISLLTLTYAFVGKHLAPTEILVTLPMTMTVLGSFSMIYCASSLMKKYGRRRSFIISGFIGILGAILAILALYYRYFTFFLFATFVLGNATVFNQFYRFAAAEVFNDEIWRKRATSLVIGSGILGGILGPFLAGEGIDFISNNYLVGNFIFVIIIFFMLIISQFLVFLEKEEILSNTLNSSEKITVYYSKNFILGTLACTIGFSLMTLIMNSAPLSMHHNHYPTSKSVLALQLHFIAMYVPALSISFLIEKFKTDSLILLGSLCFIISSISVFFLPQSYGYFIALFLSGLGWALMFNGGHFI